The Apium graveolens cultivar Ventura chromosome 6, ASM990537v1, whole genome shotgun sequence genome contains a region encoding:
- the LOC141668651 gene encoding subtilisin-like protease 4, with amino-acid sequence MSGRPVAAASNQQQDFLYSYKHVINGFAARLTEEDVEAMKEMDGFVSAQLEKVLHQQTTHTPGFLGLQQETGLWRESNFGEGVIIGVLDGGILPTHPSFTDEGMPSPPARWKGKCEFVTSKCNNKIIGARSFNNSATVISPLDQEGHGSHVAGIAAGRFVKNAEVLGLGNGTAVGVAPKAHLAIYKVCPTTGRCFESDLLAGIDAAVSDGVDVISISIVGKESVPFFQDAIAVGSFAAIQKGIFVSCSAGNTGPLNSTVANDAPWILTVGASTTDRSFKVIAKLGNGEEFTGESLFQPEGFSSALMPLIYAGSNSNSNSSFCVEGSLEGIDVKGKIVLCERGLSARLSKGETVRKAGGAAMILLNQEIDGSTIVAENHVLPAAHVSYATGLKIKAFINSTLASTAAIIFKGTANGDPLAPAVASFSARGPSITTPGILKPDIVGPGVNILSAWPFSVNGNSNSLSTFNVESGTSMSCPHLSGIAALLKSAHPNWSPAAIKSAIMTTADILNLDKNPIVTERSMPADIFAIGAGHVNPSKANNPGLVYDIHPDEYIPYLCGLGYTDDQVGILTQRTINCTNETSIPEAQLNYPSFSIILSSINQTYTRTITNVGEPNSSYNIEIIPPKGVLMTVNPTRLNFTEANQRLSYRVTFSRSTEAINTQYVQGFLKWTSTHHTVSSPMSVKLV; translated from the coding sequence ATGTCTGGTCGCCCAGTTGCAGCAGCCTCGAACCAGCAACAAGATTTTCTTTACTCATACAAACATGTGATCAATGGTTTTGCAGCAAGACTTACTGAAGAAGATGTGGAGGCTATGAAAGAAATGGACGGGTTTGTGTCTGCACAACTAGAGAAAGTGTTGCATCAACAGACAACCCACACACCTGGATTCTTGGGATTGCAACAAGAAACTGGTTTATGGAGAGAATCAAATTTCGGAGAAGGGGTTATTATTGGTGTTTTGGATGGAGGAATTTTGCCCACACATCCTTCATTTACCGACGAAGGAATGCCTTCTCCACCAGCCAGATGGAAAGGGAAGTGTGAGTTTGTTACTTCGAAGTGTAACAATAAAATCATTGGCGCAAGATCATTCAACAACTCGGCAACAGTCATCTCTCCGCTTGATCAAGAAGGACATGGAAGCCATGTAGCTGGTATAGCTGCTGGAAGGTTTGTGAAAAATGCTGAAGTGCTTGGCCTTGGTAATGGCACAGCTGTAGGAGTTGCACCTAAAGCTCATTTGGCAATCTACAAAGTGTGCCCCACAACAGGAAGGTGTTTTGAAAGTGACTTACTTGCAGGAATTGATGCTGCCGTCAGTGATGGAGTTGATGTTATTTCCATTTCTATAGTAGGGAAGGAATCGGTGCCATTTTTTCAAGATGCTATTGCTGTTGGATCATTTGCAGCAATTCAAAAAGGAATATTTGTAAGCTGCTCTGCTGGAAACACAGGCCCTTTAAACAGCACTGTGGCAAATGATGCCCCTTGGATATTAACTGTTGGTGCAAGCACCACAGATAGGAGCTTCAAAGTCATTGCAAAACTAGGAAATGGTGAAGAGTTTACTGGTGAATCCTTGTTCCAACCAGAAGGTTTCTCTTCAGCACTAATGCCACTTATCTATGCTGGTTCAAATAGCAACTCCAACTCTTCATTTTGTGTTGAAGGATCCTTAGAAGGAATTGATGTCAAAGGAAAGATTGTACTATGCGAGCGAGGACTAAGTGCAAGACTGTCTAAAGGAGAGACGGTCAGAAAAGCTGGAGGTGCAGCGATGATTTTGTTGAATCAAGAAATAGACGGATCAACCATTGTAGCGGAAAATCATGTTCTCCCTGCAGCACATGTTAGTTACGCCACAGGGCTTAAGATTAAAGCTTTCATAAATTCAACACTAGCGTCTACAGCAGCAATCATTTTTAAAGGAACTGCAAATGGAGATCCACTGGCTCCTGCAGTTGCTTCCTTCTCCGCAAGAGGTCCTAGCATCACAACCCCAGGAATTCTAAAGCCAGACATAGTCGGGCCTGGAGTTAACATTTTATCAGCATGGCCATTCTCTGTTAATGGTAATTCAAATTCATTATCCACGTTTAATGTTGAATCTGGAACATCGATGTCATGTCCTCACCTTAGTGGAATCGCTGCTTTGCTCAAAAGTGCACATCCTAATTGGTCACCCGCTGCAATTAAGTCTGCAATCATGACCACCGCTGATATACTCAACCTCGATAAAAATCCCATCGTCACAGAAAGGTCAATGCCAGCTGATATCTTTGCCATTGGTGCAGGCCATGTCAATCCATCAAAAGCCAATAATCCTGGACTTGTATACGACATTCATCCAGATGAATACATACCATACTTATGTGGTCTAGGATACACCGATGATCAAGTTGGAATACTCACACAACGAACGATCAATTGCACCAACGAAACAAGCATACCAGAAGCACAACTAAACTACCCTTCATTTTCAATCATTCTTTCCTCTATCAACCAAACATACACAAGAACAATCACTAACGTTGGAGAACCAAACTCCTCATACAACATCGAAATCATTCCACCAAAAGGTGTTCTCATGACAGTCAATCCTACAAGACTCAATTTCACAGAAGCAAACCAACGGTTAAGTTACCGAGTAACATTTAGCCGATCAACTGAAGCCATAAACACGCAATATGTTCAAGGATTCTTGAAATGGACATCGACACATCATACAGTTAGTAGCCCAATGTCTGTAAAGCTAGTTTAA
- the LOC141664140 gene encoding glyoxylate/hydroxypyruvate reductase HPR3-like yields MATTQETLKTQNSTTKNESLPLVYNHRSPRFNFSLNEWLETRFQLLEPNHPEFSAPSQTVRALVVVGPTPLTAETLDKLPGVEIVVGSSAGVNHIDVAECHRRGIKVTNAGDAFSEDVADYAVGLFFDVLRRVSAADRFVRAGLWPVKGVYPLGSKLGGKRVGIIGLGSIGSEIAKRLEAFGCVISYNSRKKKAHVSHPYYANVKDLAANTDVLIVCCALTKETHHLINKDVMTALGKTGVVINVGRGALIDEKELAKFLVQGKIGGAGLDVFEDEPSVPEELFGLDNVVLSPHRAVMTPESMLALKNVVIGNLSAFFANKPLLSQIMPE; encoded by the exons ATGGCCACTACTCAAGAAACTCTAAAAACACAAAACTCAACTACTAAAAACGAATCTCTACCATTAGTATACAACCATCGATCACCACGTTTCAACTTCTCTTTAAACGAATGGCTCGAGACCAGGTTCCAGCTTCTCGAGCCCAATCACCCAGAATTCTCCGCTCCATCTCAAACTGTTCGAGCCCTTGTAGTTGTAGGTCCTACTCCACTCACTGCAGAGACTCTGGATAAGCTTCCAGGAGTGGAGATAGTGGTAGGTAGCAGCGCTGGCGTGAACCATATTGATGTTGCTGAGTGTCATCGCCGTGGCATCAAAGTAACTAACGCTGGAGATGCTTTCTCTGAAGATGTTGCTGATTATGCTGTTGGATTGTTTTTTGATGTTCTCCGGAGGGTCTCTGCCGCGGATCGTTTTGTTCGGGCTGGATTATGGCCAGTTAAAGGAGTCTACCCTCTTGGTTCTAAG TTAGGGGGTAAGCGTGTTGGTATCATTGGGCTTGGAAGTATTGGCTCTGAGATTGCTAAAAGGCTGGAAGCATTTGGTTGCGTAATTTCCTACAATTCAAGGAAAAAGAAGGCACATGTTTCGCATCCTTACTATGCCAATGTTAAGGACCTTGCAGCCAACACTGATGTTCTCATTGTTTGTTGTGCATTAACCAAAGAAACTCACCATTTGATTAACAAGGATGTTATGACTGCTTTAGGAAAGACCGGTGTTGTCATTAATGTTGGTCGTGGAGCTCTCATTGATGAGAAGGAACTAGCCAAGTTTTTAGTGCAAGGTAAGATTGGAGGAGCAGGTCTTGATGTCTTCGAGGACGAACCTAGTGTGCCTGAAGAGCTGTTTGGATTAGACAATGTTGTTTTATCTCCTCATAGAGCGGTTATGACCCCAGAATCCATGTTAGCATTGAAGAATGTGGTCATCGGAAATTTAAGCGCCTTCTTTGCTAATAAGCCTTTGCTCTCCCAGATCATGCCGGAGTGA
- the LOC141664141 gene encoding glyoxylate/hydroxypyruvate reductase HPR3-like — MEASAQEFSNPNNVELPLVLHHYDPKYKDHPISQLIRTRYRLLEVSDPSFPTLSCSVRVLICIGISPVTSETLDQLPALECVVGSTVGVNHIDVAECWRRGIKVTTAGDAFSEDVADYAIGLLIDILRRLSASDRFLRDGFWPSKGHYPLASKLGGKRVGIVGLGSIGSEVAKRLKAFGCIIAYNSRKKKTNVTFPYYENIHDLARNSDALILCCTLTNETHHLINKDVITSLGKTGVIVNVGRGPLIDEKELVQCLLKGEIGGAALDVFEKEPHVPEELFTLDNVVLSPHRAMITPESFSALSSVIMGNLDAFFANQLLLSEMKPI; from the exons ATGGAGGCTTCTGCTCAAGAATTTTCTAACCCAAACAACGTTGAACTTCCTCTGGTACTACATCATTACGATCCAAAATACAAAGACCATCCTATTAGTCAACTGATCCGAACTCGTTATCGTCTCCTCGAAGTCTCTGATCCATCCTTTCCCACCCTATCCTGCTCTGTCCGGGTCTTGATCTGTATTGGCATTTCACCAGTCACCTCTGAAACTTTAGACCAGCTCCCTGCACTAGAATGTGTCGTGGGATCTACCGTTGGAGTCAACCACATCGATGTTGCTGAGTGTTGGCGCCGTGGAATTAAAGTCACTACTGCTGGTGATGCCTTTTCTGAGGATGTTGCAGATTATGCAATTGGCCTATTGATAGATATTCTTCGTCGGCTGTCAGCTTCAGATCGATTTTTGCGGGATGGATTCTGGCCTTCAAAAGGACACTACCCTCTTGCTTCTAAG TTAGGTGGGAAACGTGTGGGGATTGTGGGACTTGGAAGTATTGGTTCTGAAGTTGCGAAAAGGTTAAAGGCATTTGGCTGCATCATCGCTTACAACTCGAGAAAGAAGAAGACAAATGTTACCTTCCCATATTATGAAAACATTCATGACCTTGCTAGGAACAGTGATGCTCTCATACTTTGTTGTACATTAACAAATGAAACTCACCACTTGATTAACAAGGATGTCATAACATCTCTAGGAAAGACTGGTGTTATTGTTAATGTCGGACGTGGGCCTCTCATTGATGAGAAAGAATTAGTACAGTGTTTGCTTAAAGGTGAGATCGGAGGAGCTGCTCTTGACGTCTTTGAGAAAGAGCCACATGTGCCAGAAGAGCTATTTACACTGGACAATGTCGTGCTCTCTCCACACAGAGCTATGATAACCCCAGAATCCTTTTCAGCACTATCAAGTGTAATCATGGGTAACTTGGATGCATTTTTTGCAAATCAGCTCTTGCTTTCAGAGATGAAACCTATATGA